In the Bos taurus isolate L1 Dominette 01449 registration number 42190680 breed Hereford chromosome 21, ARS-UCD2.0, whole genome shotgun sequence genome, one interval contains:
- the LOC101907157 gene encoding taste receptor cell protein 1 — MDPAVQKSSIMANGEKAELVLCEVWLQMLDQPFTEALKDKTSPNSRKLRGQLTRWVKWGGGGKSRRLEASGRGPNKAAVRP; from the exons ATGGATCCTGCTGTCCAGAAATCCAGCATCATGGCCAATG GGGAGAAAGCAGAGCTGGTGCTTTGTGAAGTGTGGCTGCAGATGCTGGACCAACCCTTCACCGAGGCCCTGAAGGACAAAACCAGCCCTAACTCCCGGAAACTTCGGGGGCAACTGACGAGATGggtgaagtggggagggggagggaagagcaggaggctggaggcCTCAGGGAGGGGCCCCAACAAGGCTGCAGTAAGGCCATGA